A stretch of the Jeotgalibacillus malaysiensis genome encodes the following:
- a CDS encoding nicotinate phosphoribosyltransferase has protein sequence MNTQTTINQYPANTLPLLLCDYYKLSHRAQYPKGTEVVYSTWTPRKSLMPGINGAVAFGFQSFIQETLVEYFNREFFQRDINEITAEYTRIVKHTLFVENVDVSHLEALHKLGYLPIRMKAVPEGTLVPLNTPMLTLENTKPEFFWLTNFLETMMSSELWQSSTSATISRDYKRILTKFAMETNGNADHVPFQAHDFSFRGMVGIDGATKSGAAHLTSFVGTDTIPAISFLERHYGANVEKELVGTSIPATEHSVMCAHGHDERESFRKLIQEIYPAGFVSIVSDTWDFWNVIENVIPSLKEEILARDGKVVIRPDSGNPVKIIVGDENGATELERKGLVEALWDIFGGEVNELGYKVLDPHIGAIYGDSITRERAEQILQGLKDKGFAASNIVFGVGSFSFQFTTRDSLGFAMKATWTLRSDGEFMIFKAPKTDASKNSQRGRVVVFEEDGEIKFRDGLTLETEAEFVQTVTPLFQTIFEDGQVQNLTTLNEVRERVTASLA, from the coding sequence ATGAACACACAGACAACTATCAACCAATATCCAGCTAACACACTTCCACTCTTGCTTTGCGACTACTACAAATTATCGCACCGTGCCCAGTATCCAAAAGGTACAGAAGTCGTCTACTCGACTTGGACACCACGTAAGAGCTTGATGCCTGGTATTAACGGAGCGGTCGCATTTGGCTTCCAATCGTTCATCCAAGAGACACTTGTTGAGTATTTCAACCGTGAGTTCTTCCAACGTGATATCAATGAGATTACTGCGGAATACACACGTATTGTCAAACACACACTCTTTGTTGAAAATGTAGATGTTTCTCACTTAGAAGCACTTCACAAATTGGGTTACTTGCCGATTCGTATGAAGGCTGTACCTGAAGGAACGCTTGTACCACTCAACACACCGATGTTGACACTTGAAAACACGAAGCCTGAATTCTTCTGGTTGACGAACTTCTTAGAGACGATGATGTCTTCTGAACTTTGGCAGTCATCGACTTCTGCGACGATTTCACGTGATTACAAACGTATCCTCACAAAATTTGCGATGGAAACAAACGGCAATGCTGACCACGTTCCGTTCCAGGCTCATGACTTCTCATTCCGTGGAATGGTTGGTATCGATGGAGCAACAAAGTCAGGTGCCGCTCACTTAACATCATTCGTTGGAACAGACACGATTCCGGCTATCTCATTCCTCGAACGCCACTACGGTGCGAACGTTGAAAAGGAATTGGTCGGTACTTCTATCCCGGCTACTGAGCACTCAGTTATGTGTGCACATGGTCATGATGAGCGTGAATCATTCCGTAAACTCATTCAAGAAATCTACCCTGCCGGTTTCGTTTCAATCGTATCGGACACATGGGATTTCTGGAATGTAATCGAAAACGTTATTCCTTCGCTGAAAGAAGAAATTCTGGCTCGTGATGGAAAAGTCGTTATTCGTCCGGATTCTGGTAACCCGGTTAAAATCATCGTTGGCGATGAAAACGGTGCGACAGAACTCGAACGTAAAGGACTCGTGGAAGCTCTCTGGGATATCTTTGGTGGAGAGGTCAACGAATTAGGTTACAAAGTTCTTGACCCACACATTGGAGCTATCTATGGTGACTCCATTACTCGTGAACGTGCAGAACAAATTCTTCAAGGATTGAAAGATAAAGGCTTTGCCGCTTCAAACATTGTGTTCGGTGTAGGTTCCTTTTCTTTCCAATTCACAACACGAGATTCTCTAGGATTCGCAATGAAAGCCACATGGACACTCCGTTCAGACGGCGAATTCATGATTTTCAAAGCTCCTAAAACGGATGCTTCGAAGAATTCACAACGTGGACGTGTTGTCGTATTTGAAGAAGATGGCGAAATCAAATTCCGTGATGGCTTAACGCTTGAAACGGAAGCTGAATTTGTACAAACAGTTACACCACTCTTCCAAACTATCTTTGAAGATGGTCAGGTTCAAAACTTGACTACACTCAATGAAGTTCGTGAACGTGTAACAGCTTCACTTGCTTAA
- a CDS encoding 3'-5' exonuclease has product MNKQNDRKNQKKGGSTMKMILFDLEATCEHDGSIEHEVIEIGAVKVNETGEILDTFTTFVKPDENPVLTDFCKNLTSIQQSDVDSAPTFQEAIQSFQEWIGDEAYGLGSWGFYDKKQLQKQLSECNMDTDWLNPHTSLKHAYAEFNHLKRPCGVQKALKREGMTFEGTAHRGIDDAKNIARIYAKYPDEFMKTLK; this is encoded by the coding sequence ATGAATAAACAAAATGATAGAAAAAATCAGAAAAAGGGAGGGAGTACAATGAAGATGATTCTATTTGATTTAGAAGCAACATGTGAACACGATGGAAGTATTGAACATGAGGTCATTGAAATTGGGGCAGTCAAGGTGAATGAAACCGGAGAAATCTTAGATACGTTTACGACGTTTGTAAAGCCGGACGAAAATCCCGTGCTGACAGATTTCTGTAAAAACTTGACCTCAATTCAACAATCCGATGTGGACTCTGCACCGACCTTCCAGGAAGCAATTCAGTCATTCCAGGAATGGATTGGGGATGAAGCATATGGTCTTGGTTCATGGGGGTTCTATGATAAGAAGCAACTCCAGAAACAGCTTTCGGAATGCAATATGGATACGGATTGGCTGAACCCACATACCAGCCTTAAACATGCCTATGCTGAATTCAACCATCTGAAACGACCATGCGGTGTGCAAAAAGCATTGAAGCGTGAGGGGATGACGTTTGAGGGAACCGCTCACCGGGGAATTGATGATGCAAAAAACATCGCTCGCATCTATGCAAAATATCCGGACGAATTCATGAAGACACTGAAATAA